In Eublepharis macularius isolate TG4126 chromosome 4, MPM_Emac_v1.0, whole genome shotgun sequence, the following are encoded in one genomic region:
- the DDX5 gene encoding probable ATP-dependent RNA helicase DDX5 isoform X2: MPGFGGPRFGGSRGGALGGKKFGNPGEKLTKKKWNLDELPKFEKNFYQEHPDVARRAMQEIEQYRASKEITVKGHNCPKPVMNFYEANFPANVMEVIQRQNFTEPTAIQAQGWPVALSGLDMVGVAQTGSGKTLSYLLPAIVHINHQPFLERGDGPICLVLAPTRELAQQVQQVAAEYGRACRLKSTCIYGGAPKGPQIRDLERGVEICIATPGRLIDFLEAGKTNLRRCTYLVLDEADRMLDMGFEPQIRKIVEQIRPDRQTLMWSATWPKEVRQLAEDFLKEYVHINIGALELSANHNILQIVDVCHDVEKDDKLIRLMEEIMSEKENKTIVFVETKRRCDDLTRKMRRDGWPAMGIHGDKSQQERDWVLNEFKHGKAPILIATDVASRGLDVEDVKFVINYDYPNSSEDYIHRIGRTARSTKTGTAYTFFTPNNIKQVSDLISVLREANQAINPKLLQLVEDRGSGRSRGDRRDRYSAGKRGGFGFRERENFERTYGAVGKRDFGAKAQNGGYGAQGFGNGTAFGNNFGAAGMQGGFRAGTPAYQNGYDQQYGNNMANMHGAMNQQQYAYPATGATPMIGYPMPANYTQ; encoded by the exons ATGCCTGG CTTTGGTGGCCCTCGTTTTGGAGGAAGTAGAGGGGGAGCATTAGGTGGAAAGAAGTTTGGAAACCCTGGCGAAAAGCTTACAAAGAAAAAATGGAATTTAGATGAGCTTCCCAAATTTGAGAAGAACttctaccaggaacatcctgaTGTGGCAAGGCGTGCTATG CAAGAGATAGAACAATACAGAGCAAGCAAAGAAATCACAGTTAAAGGCCATAACTGTCCAAAGCCAGTCATGAACTTTTATGAAGCTAACTTTCCTG CAAATGTTATGGAGGTGATTCAGAGACAGAACTTTACTGAACCAACTGCTATTCAGGCACAAGGTTGGCCTGTTGCATTGAGTGGACTGGATATGGTTGGTGTAGCACAAACAGGATCAGGGAAAACACTTTCT TATCTGTTGCCTGCCATAGTTCATATAAATCATCAGCCATTCCTAGAGCGAGGAGATGGGCCTATT TGTCTGGTGCTGGCACCAACTCGAGAATTGGCTCAGcaagtgcagcaggtggctgcAGAATACGGGAGAGCCTGCCGTTTGAAGTCTACTTGTATTTATGGAGGCGCTCCCAAGGGACCACAAATACGCGACCTGGAAAGAG GTGTGGAAATTTGCATTGCAACACCTGGAAGACTCATAGATTTTTTGGAAGCTGGAAAGACTAATCTCAGGAGATGTACTTACCTTGTCCTTGATGAAGCAGACCGGATGCTTGATATGGGATTTGAACCTCAGATCCGAAAAATTGTGGAACAGATTAGA CCTGACAGACAGACTCTGATGTGGAGTGCAACATGGCCTAAGGAAGTGAGGCAGCTTGCAGAGGACTTCTTAAAAGAATATGTTCATATCAACATTGGCGCACTGGAGCTGAGTGCAAACCACAACATTCTGCAGATAGTGGATGTGTGTCACGATGTAGAGAAGGATGATAA GCTTATTCGGTTGATGGAGGAAATTATGAGTGAGAAAGAAAACAAGACAATTGTGTTTGTGGAGACCAAAAGAAGATGTGATGACCTTACTAGAAAGATGAGGAGAGATGG GTGGCCGGCAATGGGTATCCATGGTGACAAAAGTCAGCAGGAGCGAGACTGGGTTCTAAATG AATTCAAACACGGGAAGGCTCCTATCCTGATTGCCACAGATGTTGCTTCCAGAGGTCTAG ATGTGGAAGATGTGAAATTTGTCATCAATTATGACTACCCTAACTCCTCTGAGGACTATATCCACCGAATTGGACGAACTGCCCGCAGCACCAAAACAGGCACAGCATACACATTCTTTACACCTAATAACATTAAGCAAGTAAGCGACCTCATCTCTGTACTTCGAGAGGCTAATCAAGCAATCAACCCCAAATTGCTCCAGTTGGTTGAAGACAGAGGTTCAG GTCGTTCCAGAGGTGACCGACGTGACAGATATTCAGCGGGCAAAAGAGGTGGATTTGGTTTTAGAGAGAGGGAAAACTTTGAAAGAACCTATGGTGCAGTGGGCAAGAGAGACTTCGGTGCAAAAGCTCAGAATGGTGGCTATGGTGCTCAAGGTTTTGGTAATGGAACTGCTTTTGGAAACAACTTTGGAGCAGCTGGCATGCAGGGTGGCTTCAGGGCTGGCACTCCAGCTTACCAGAATGGCTATGACCAACAGTATGGAAATAACATGGCAAACATGCACGGTGCAATGAACCAGCAGCAGTATGCATACCCGGCAACTGGCGCCACACCCATGATAGGTTATCCAATGCCAGCAAATTATACCCAATAA
- the DDX5 gene encoding probable ATP-dependent RNA helicase DDX5 isoform X1, translated as MPGYSSERDRGFGGPRFGGSRGGALGGKKFGNPGEKLTKKKWNLDELPKFEKNFYQEHPDVARRAMQEIEQYRASKEITVKGHNCPKPVMNFYEANFPANVMEVIQRQNFTEPTAIQAQGWPVALSGLDMVGVAQTGSGKTLSYLLPAIVHINHQPFLERGDGPICLVLAPTRELAQQVQQVAAEYGRACRLKSTCIYGGAPKGPQIRDLERGVEICIATPGRLIDFLEAGKTNLRRCTYLVLDEADRMLDMGFEPQIRKIVEQIRPDRQTLMWSATWPKEVRQLAEDFLKEYVHINIGALELSANHNILQIVDVCHDVEKDDKLIRLMEEIMSEKENKTIVFVETKRRCDDLTRKMRRDGWPAMGIHGDKSQQERDWVLNEFKHGKAPILIATDVASRGLDVEDVKFVINYDYPNSSEDYIHRIGRTARSTKTGTAYTFFTPNNIKQVSDLISVLREANQAINPKLLQLVEDRGSGRSRGDRRDRYSAGKRGGFGFRERENFERTYGAVGKRDFGAKAQNGGYGAQGFGNGTAFGNNFGAAGMQGGFRAGTPAYQNGYDQQYGNNMANMHGAMNQQQYAYPATGATPMIGYPMPANYTQ; from the exons ATGCCTGGGTATTCCAGTGAGAGGGACCGCGG CTTTGGTGGCCCTCGTTTTGGAGGAAGTAGAGGGGGAGCATTAGGTGGAAAGAAGTTTGGAAACCCTGGCGAAAAGCTTACAAAGAAAAAATGGAATTTAGATGAGCTTCCCAAATTTGAGAAGAACttctaccaggaacatcctgaTGTGGCAAGGCGTGCTATG CAAGAGATAGAACAATACAGAGCAAGCAAAGAAATCACAGTTAAAGGCCATAACTGTCCAAAGCCAGTCATGAACTTTTATGAAGCTAACTTTCCTG CAAATGTTATGGAGGTGATTCAGAGACAGAACTTTACTGAACCAACTGCTATTCAGGCACAAGGTTGGCCTGTTGCATTGAGTGGACTGGATATGGTTGGTGTAGCACAAACAGGATCAGGGAAAACACTTTCT TATCTGTTGCCTGCCATAGTTCATATAAATCATCAGCCATTCCTAGAGCGAGGAGATGGGCCTATT TGTCTGGTGCTGGCACCAACTCGAGAATTGGCTCAGcaagtgcagcaggtggctgcAGAATACGGGAGAGCCTGCCGTTTGAAGTCTACTTGTATTTATGGAGGCGCTCCCAAGGGACCACAAATACGCGACCTGGAAAGAG GTGTGGAAATTTGCATTGCAACACCTGGAAGACTCATAGATTTTTTGGAAGCTGGAAAGACTAATCTCAGGAGATGTACTTACCTTGTCCTTGATGAAGCAGACCGGATGCTTGATATGGGATTTGAACCTCAGATCCGAAAAATTGTGGAACAGATTAGA CCTGACAGACAGACTCTGATGTGGAGTGCAACATGGCCTAAGGAAGTGAGGCAGCTTGCAGAGGACTTCTTAAAAGAATATGTTCATATCAACATTGGCGCACTGGAGCTGAGTGCAAACCACAACATTCTGCAGATAGTGGATGTGTGTCACGATGTAGAGAAGGATGATAA GCTTATTCGGTTGATGGAGGAAATTATGAGTGAGAAAGAAAACAAGACAATTGTGTTTGTGGAGACCAAAAGAAGATGTGATGACCTTACTAGAAAGATGAGGAGAGATGG GTGGCCGGCAATGGGTATCCATGGTGACAAAAGTCAGCAGGAGCGAGACTGGGTTCTAAATG AATTCAAACACGGGAAGGCTCCTATCCTGATTGCCACAGATGTTGCTTCCAGAGGTCTAG ATGTGGAAGATGTGAAATTTGTCATCAATTATGACTACCCTAACTCCTCTGAGGACTATATCCACCGAATTGGACGAACTGCCCGCAGCACCAAAACAGGCACAGCATACACATTCTTTACACCTAATAACATTAAGCAAGTAAGCGACCTCATCTCTGTACTTCGAGAGGCTAATCAAGCAATCAACCCCAAATTGCTCCAGTTGGTTGAAGACAGAGGTTCAG GTCGTTCCAGAGGTGACCGACGTGACAGATATTCAGCGGGCAAAAGAGGTGGATTTGGTTTTAGAGAGAGGGAAAACTTTGAAAGAACCTATGGTGCAGTGGGCAAGAGAGACTTCGGTGCAAAAGCTCAGAATGGTGGCTATGGTGCTCAAGGTTTTGGTAATGGAACTGCTTTTGGAAACAACTTTGGAGCAGCTGGCATGCAGGGTGGCTTCAGGGCTGGCACTCCAGCTTACCAGAATGGCTATGACCAACAGTATGGAAATAACATGGCAAACATGCACGGTGCAATGAACCAGCAGCAGTATGCATACCCGGCAACTGGCGCCACACCCATGATAGGTTATCCAATGCCAGCAAATTATACCCAATAA